From a single Sulfolobus sp. E5-1-F genomic region:
- a CDS encoding aromatic-ring-hydroxylating dioxygenase subunit beta, whose product MNVTYDEYLKVLSFLYNEAMLLDDKRYKEWLSLLSENFEYKIFLADFVPYTDEGPKLITVLDEDRKAVERRVNRLYTEYAWAEDPQSHTLRVISNVIIEEKVDNSYTVRSYVILHRDRGDLKNEVFYAKRKDKIIITDKGLKLDKRDVVIMESILKERNISVII is encoded by the coding sequence ATGAATGTGACTTATGATGAATATCTCAAGGTTCTCTCATTCCTATATAATGAAGCCATGCTTCTTGATGATAAAAGGTATAAGGAATGGCTAAGTTTATTGAGCGAGAATTTTGAGTACAAGATCTTTCTAGCCGATTTCGTTCCCTATACGGATGAAGGACCAAAACTAATCACGGTTCTCGACGAGGATAGAAAAGCTGTTGAAAGGAGAGTAAATAGACTTTATACAGAATACGCGTGGGCTGAAGATCCGCAATCCCATACTTTAAGAGTTATCTCTAATGTGATCATTGAGGAAAAGGTAGATAATTCTTATACAGTAAGAAGCTATGTTATTTTGCATAGAGATAGGGGAGATTTGAAAAACGAGGTATTTTACGCAAAAAGAAAGGATAAGATTATCATAACTGACAAGGGACTTAAATTGGATAAAAGAGATGTAGTAATAATGGAAAGTATTCTCAAAGAAAGAAACATAAGTGTCATAATTTAG
- a CDS encoding aromatic ring-hydroxylating oxygenase subunit alpha produces MQVKEKIRNILDDFQPEKGQIPLSLFIDQDIYDLELATVFRKSWLFLGFDSMISHAGDYFTTTMGEAPVIVTRDQNNQVRVFLNFCIHKGMRVCRATQGNSSFFRCPYHGWTFDNTGKLVGVPYFDPGYAGILEKDKLGLIQIPNIKVYKGTIWASLDEKPIPFEDFLGDMKLYLDLILDMFEGNLEVYGGIHRWLIPVNWKIPLENFAGDAYHAPFTHASTIPIGLRTGYPNNVRIIYPGNGHGIVSVPSGVSTRKVADIEGLRPYRERLEKAIEVLSQRYGEFVKNMFPFGPLNVFPNFSLHFTWNYLIFHIWHPRGPTQTEVHGGLLIFSDLPEETKRQVLKRSLHEFGPAGLLEQDDAEVWSRITESGIAVRRHSINPKLIYVRGLGMDKSAEEVLGKGAKGIVGEYFSEVSLRGFYSTLKKYLMGEAQ; encoded by the coding sequence ATGCAAGTTAAGGAAAAAATTAGAAATATCCTTGATGATTTTCAACCTGAAAAAGGCCAAATACCTCTATCGTTATTCATTGATCAGGATATATATGATTTGGAATTGGCTACGGTATTTAGAAAGAGTTGGTTGTTTTTAGGTTTTGATAGCATGATAAGTCATGCTGGAGATTATTTTACAACCACCATGGGTGAAGCTCCTGTAATTGTCACAAGAGACCAAAACAACCAAGTTAGAGTCTTTTTGAACTTCTGTATCCATAAGGGGATGAGAGTTTGTAGGGCAACTCAGGGCAATTCGTCCTTCTTTAGATGTCCTTATCATGGTTGGACATTTGATAACACTGGTAAATTAGTTGGCGTTCCTTACTTTGACCCTGGATATGCGGGCATTTTAGAAAAGGACAAACTAGGTTTAATACAAATACCTAATATTAAAGTATATAAGGGGACAATATGGGCTTCTCTTGATGAGAAACCGATACCATTTGAGGATTTCTTAGGAGATATGAAGTTATATCTGGACTTAATTTTAGACATGTTTGAAGGTAACTTAGAAGTTTATGGTGGAATTCATAGGTGGCTAATACCAGTTAATTGGAAAATCCCATTGGAGAATTTCGCCGGAGATGCGTATCATGCACCTTTCACTCACGCTTCCACAATACCAATAGGTCTAAGGACTGGATATCCAAATAATGTAAGGATAATTTATCCAGGAAATGGACACGGCATAGTCTCAGTGCCATCTGGAGTATCTACTCGTAAAGTTGCTGATATTGAGGGACTAAGGCCCTATAGGGAAAGATTGGAAAAAGCAATTGAGGTGCTATCTCAAAGATACGGCGAATTTGTTAAGAACATGTTCCCATTTGGTCCATTAAACGTATTTCCTAACTTCTCTCTTCACTTTACATGGAACTACCTAATTTTCCACATATGGCACCCTAGAGGACCTACGCAGACGGAAGTGCACGGCGGTCTCTTGATATTTAGTGATCTACCCGAAGAAACGAAGAGACAAGTTCTAAAAAGATCCTTACATGAGTTTGGCCCAGCGGGATTATTAGAGCAAGATGACGCCGAAGTCTGGAGCAGAATTACTGAGAGCGGTATCGCAGTAAGAAGACACTCTATTAATCCTAAACTGATATACGTTAGAGGTCTAGGGATGGATAAAAGTGCTGAGGAAGTATTAGGAAAAGGCGCTAAAGGGATAGTAGGAGAGTATTTCAGTGAAGTCTCATTAAGGGGGTTTTACTCAACCCTAAAGAAATACCTAATGGGTGAGGCTCAATGA
- a CDS encoding aromatic ring-hydroxylating oxygenase subunit alpha, with amino-acid sequence MKDVYEILEELKSSIEGGYPELPLSMYASRELFELEMKKLWPRVWHFLAHESEIPNEGDYVLRYIGPNVSVIVAKGDDGKIRAFLNVCRHRGRAFSKVDRGNASFFRCPYHFWTYSNKGDLVGIPQDETFSNVLDRSKYGLIPVRIENYKGFIFGNLDGKAESLENYLGEFKWYLDLAIRGGDVEVYGNPIRWVVNMSWKAPVDNFGSDSYHIPFTHRSTYSISANPLKLEDVGLQPPEGVKKVPGGFSGYQFASAKGHGGGITSLYDITQENLDKIKELPVPEKIYQIYPPGLLEHLKGKLSEDQLLALKMEMLTLAITRIRVFPNLALIVHSLFSGEERQKYVQDYLLRVWRPVDVDKTEVLTYCLVPKSANEDYKRASYRQCIFMQDASGILDVDDVENWIMQTRMSASVIGNNVKLPMVQRLKEGPVEDFPLPHSKEVQVFREPADKSSLAWWKRYVEILLS; translated from the coding sequence ATGAAAGATGTGTATGAAATATTAGAGGAACTAAAGAGTTCCATAGAGGGAGGATATCCGGAATTACCACTGTCAATGTATGCAAGTAGGGAATTATTCGAATTGGAAATGAAGAAATTATGGCCAAGAGTATGGCATTTCTTAGCACATGAAAGTGAAATCCCTAATGAGGGTGACTACGTATTAAGGTACATAGGTCCTAATGTGTCTGTTATAGTGGCAAAAGGGGATGATGGAAAAATAAGGGCTTTCCTTAATGTTTGTAGACACAGAGGAAGGGCTTTCTCCAAGGTAGATAGAGGTAATGCCTCTTTCTTTAGATGCCCATATCACTTTTGGACATATTCTAACAAGGGAGACTTAGTTGGTATACCTCAAGATGAAACCTTTAGTAACGTCCTAGATAGATCCAAATATGGGTTGATTCCGGTAAGAATCGAGAATTATAAAGGATTTATCTTCGGTAATTTAGATGGGAAGGCCGAAAGCCTTGAGAATTATCTAGGTGAGTTCAAATGGTATTTAGATCTTGCAATTAGGGGAGGGGATGTAGAAGTATACGGCAATCCTATAAGATGGGTAGTGAACATGAGTTGGAAAGCCCCAGTGGACAATTTTGGGAGTGACTCTTATCACATTCCCTTTACGCATAGGTCTACCTATAGCATATCTGCAAATCCACTAAAACTAGAGGATGTAGGACTCCAGCCACCGGAAGGAGTTAAAAAAGTTCCAGGCGGATTTTCTGGATATCAATTCGCCTCAGCTAAGGGTCATGGTGGTGGAATAACATCATTATATGACATAACTCAAGAAAACTTAGATAAGATTAAAGAGTTGCCAGTACCGGAGAAAATCTATCAAATATACCCTCCAGGATTACTGGAACATCTTAAAGGGAAGTTAAGTGAAGACCAGTTATTGGCATTAAAGATGGAAATGTTAACTTTAGCAATAACTAGAATTAGAGTTTTCCCTAACCTTGCCTTAATAGTCCATTCTCTATTTTCTGGAGAGGAAAGACAGAAATACGTCCAAGATTATTTACTTAGGGTTTGGAGACCAGTTGACGTAGATAAGACTGAGGTATTAACATACTGTCTAGTTCCAAAGTCTGCTAATGAGGACTATAAGAGGGCTAGTTATAGACAATGTATATTCATGCAAGACGCTTCAGGAATTCTAGATGTCGATGATGTAGAGAATTGGATAATGCAAACACGTATGTCAGCTAGTGTTATTGGAAATAATGTAAAGTTACCAATGGTTCAAAGATTAAAGGAAGGACCAGTTGAGGACTTCCCATTGCCTCATAGTAAAGAGGTACAAGTTTTTAGGGAACCTGCTGATAAATCATCATTAGCTTGGTGGAAGAGATATGTTGAGATTTTACTGAGTTAA
- a CDS encoding aromatic-ring-hydroxylating dioxygenase subunit beta: MNTMELWFEIVQFLNKEAELLDNYKFKEWLELWTADAEYIMYSRLNVVSNSVEQQLGSPMIMDNRTLLEKRVNRLYTEYAWAEIPRSMTRHFVTNVRIDAILNENEVKVLSNVLFYRHKHDNLYHELFSYERSDILRKVNGAWKIARREIIPDTNIVLADSLTTFY; the protein is encoded by the coding sequence ATGAATACTATGGAGTTGTGGTTCGAAATAGTGCAATTCTTAAATAAAGAAGCAGAATTATTAGATAATTACAAGTTCAAAGAATGGTTAGAATTGTGGACAGCTGACGCTGAATACATAATGTACTCTAGGCTTAACGTAGTCTCCAATAGTGTAGAACAGCAGTTGGGATCACCTATGATCATGGATAATAGGACTCTCCTTGAAAAGAGAGTGAATAGATTATATACTGAATATGCTTGGGCTGAAATTCCAAGATCTATGACTAGACACTTTGTGACCAATGTGAGAATAGATGCCATACTAAATGAAAATGAAGTTAAGGTTCTTAGTAATGTGTTATTTTATAGACATAAACATGATAACTTATATCATGAATTGTTCTCCTACGAGAGATCCGATATTTTGCGAAAGGTAAATGGAGCCTGGAAGATAGCTAGGAGAGAAATTATACCAGATACTAATATTGTACTGGCTGATAGCCTTACAACGTTTTATTAA
- a CDS encoding dihydrodiol dehydrogenase, giving the protein MEEIYEETGEYIELKNEYAYVLIRKVRTKSGERLEIFSPNFNLKKFLDPLELESVLTIDHEEFYKLIDKLYNSKNK; this is encoded by the coding sequence TTGGAAGAAATTTACGAAGAGACGGGAGAATATATAGAACTGAAGAACGAGTACGCTTATGTCCTCATAAGGAAAGTCAGAACTAAGAGTGGAGAAAGGTTAGAAATTTTTTCTCCTAACTTTAATCTCAAAAAATTTTTAGATCCCTTAGAACTTGAGTCAGTTCTAACTATAGACCATGAAGAATTTTATAAACTTATAGATAAGCTATATAACTCAAAAAATAAATAA